From the Flavimarina sp. Hel_I_48 genome, one window contains:
- a CDS encoding CusA/CzcA family heavy metal efflux RND transporter: MLDRIIKFSITHKLIVLLFTVFIIGFGLYSLSNIPIGAVPDVTNNQVQVITTSQNLSTQDMEQYITYPIELEMANLPGVEEIRSVSKFGLSVVTIVFEGSMGTYLPRQLIAEKIKSASEKIPEGFGNPEMGPITTGLGEIYQYTLDVKTGYESRFDAQKLRTIQDWVVKRQLSGIKGVVEINAWGGYLKEYEVAIDTRKLNAMNISISRIFEALQSNNSVAGGGYIEKVNQAYFIRGQGRITSLDDIRNIVVKNDNATPIYIKDIAEVGFGNAIRFGAITANGKGETVLGQVMILKGANSNKVIQAVKDRVANISKTLPEGVIIKPFLDRSELISRTTYTIAENLIIGCLIVIFVVVMLLGNFRSGLVVASVIPLCLLFALSLMYIFGIDANLMSLGAIDFGIIIDGAVIIVEFTAYQLTKKEKKYDDLSKNELSNLRDRVTYEGASRMMNSAIFGQLIILIVFIPILSLTGVEGKMFRPMALTFSFALLGAMILCLTYVPVVSAVFLKAKEPSDKNISVRLLKFLNSMYKPAIYWALARKKIVLGLAGAILVFSGYIFSTMGGEFIPQLDEGDFVIQPILKTGTSLSKTIETTTRIENILLDSFPEVDQVVSRIGAAEVPTDPMSMEESDVIISLKPKDEWVTASTKDGLADAFKKALTVIPGMDIEFTQPIEMRFNELITGVRADIAIKIFGENLDILNTKAQKIKTLIKEVNGAADISVEKIIGLPQMNVSYDRQKIARYGLNIADLNKIITMGFAGKTLGNVFEGEKRFDLVLRLQKEDRQDISNLKNLYVDTPSGEKVPLSELAVITYQKGAAKISRDNTQRRIVVGINVRNRDLQSVVDDIRKIVDENISLPPGYSITYGGQFENLQSATARLKIAVPIALILIFILLYFAFGSIREALMIYSAIPLAAVGGILLLWARGMPFSISAGVGFIALFGIAVLNGIVLIEHFKELRKNGMKYDDDLIVNGAQDRLRAVLLTASAAALGFLPMAISSGAGAEVQRPLATVVIGGLITSTILTLFVLPVIYSFFSQDKKDEKRIISDEKRIKPLSFLLIFIGFSGFSQDNATIRNFSTLKTIAMENNIGLSAANLRVDEANVFSGSAFSFDKTDFYYSYDQNNLANGEPLRIFGIQQNFNFPTVYFARKKLQKANYRQQKNHLSLDQRRLEQELARIYYRLQYENAKVDVYQQLDSLYHQFAYAAKRRFELGETNYLEKITAQAKQQQLQTKLKQTQAEIAASMEQLKPLLQSDSIITVKKVAFEKLPLEPYDLDNNPGLDYYNNRNDVFAAQASLEKQNLLPDISLNYFNGNNSEIQQSLEGFQIGLKIPLLFFGTSSRIKAATFAKNAAEQEAENYKIRLNAQYLEQQKQLQKYQEALSYYEAEGKDLYEEILKTATLSYKNGEIDFFEYIQSLENSYEIILNYYDNLNAYNQTIIHLNYLTIYPSEK; encoded by the coding sequence ATGCTGGACCGTATTATAAAATTTAGTATCACACACAAACTTATCGTGTTGTTATTTACGGTTTTTATTATTGGTTTTGGCCTATACTCACTTTCTAACATCCCCATTGGGGCAGTACCTGATGTAACTAACAATCAAGTACAGGTCATTACTACTTCCCAAAATCTTTCTACCCAAGATATGGAACAGTATATCACGTATCCCATAGAGCTTGAAATGGCTAATTTACCCGGGGTAGAAGAAATACGTTCGGTCTCTAAGTTTGGTCTCTCAGTAGTTACTATTGTTTTTGAAGGCAGTATGGGCACTTACCTTCCCCGCCAGCTCATAGCAGAAAAAATAAAATCGGCTTCAGAAAAAATTCCGGAAGGATTCGGCAATCCCGAAATGGGCCCCATAACTACTGGCCTGGGAGAAATTTATCAATACACATTAGATGTCAAGACTGGTTATGAAAGCAGGTTTGATGCACAAAAGCTGCGCACCATTCAGGACTGGGTGGTAAAACGCCAACTTTCGGGCATTAAAGGAGTCGTGGAAATCAATGCCTGGGGTGGTTACCTCAAAGAATACGAAGTTGCCATTGATACCAGGAAGCTCAATGCCATGAACATTTCTATCTCCAGGATATTTGAAGCGTTACAAAGTAATAATAGTGTAGCGGGTGGCGGTTACATTGAAAAGGTAAATCAAGCTTATTTTATACGCGGTCAGGGACGTATTACTTCCCTGGACGATATTAGAAACATAGTTGTGAAAAATGACAATGCGACCCCCATATATATAAAAGATATTGCTGAGGTAGGCTTTGGAAACGCCATACGCTTTGGAGCGATTACGGCTAACGGAAAAGGGGAAACTGTCCTGGGACAGGTAATGATTTTAAAAGGCGCAAATTCCAATAAAGTTATACAGGCCGTCAAGGATCGAGTTGCAAACATTTCCAAAACGCTACCAGAAGGTGTGATCATCAAACCCTTTCTAGACCGTAGCGAACTCATATCACGCACGACGTACACAATAGCCGAAAACCTTATCATAGGTTGCCTTATCGTAATCTTTGTGGTAGTTATGTTGCTGGGTAATTTTCGGTCTGGACTGGTTGTAGCTTCTGTCATCCCGTTGTGTTTGCTTTTCGCGCTATCCCTAATGTACATTTTTGGTATAGATGCTAACCTTATGAGTCTGGGGGCTATAGACTTTGGGATAATTATAGACGGAGCGGTAATCATAGTTGAGTTTACCGCTTATCAACTTACCAAAAAAGAAAAGAAATATGATGACCTTTCTAAAAATGAGTTGAGCAACCTTAGGGATCGTGTCACTTACGAAGGAGCTTCAAGAATGATGAATTCAGCTATTTTTGGTCAACTTATCATTCTTATCGTATTTATACCCATACTTTCCCTAACTGGCGTAGAAGGAAAAATGTTTCGCCCCATGGCCCTTACCTTTAGTTTTGCACTTCTAGGTGCCATGATTCTCTGCTTAACCTATGTCCCGGTAGTTTCTGCTGTTTTTCTAAAAGCTAAAGAACCGTCAGATAAAAATATTTCGGTACGTCTCCTTAAATTTTTGAACAGTATGTACAAACCCGCAATTTATTGGGCACTGGCCCGTAAAAAAATAGTTCTGGGACTGGCAGGGGCGATACTGGTTTTTTCCGGCTATATCTTTAGTACAATGGGAGGCGAATTTATACCACAGTTGGACGAGGGCGATTTTGTGATTCAACCTATCCTGAAAACAGGAACCTCACTCAGCAAAACCATTGAAACCACCACACGTATAGAAAACATCCTTTTAGATAGTTTTCCCGAAGTAGATCAGGTAGTAAGCCGTATAGGTGCGGCAGAAGTACCTACAGATCCTATGTCTATGGAGGAAAGCGACGTCATCATATCACTGAAACCTAAAGATGAATGGGTTACCGCTTCCACAAAAGATGGCCTTGCCGATGCATTTAAAAAAGCGCTTACAGTCATACCCGGTATGGATATAGAATTCACCCAACCTATAGAAATGCGATTCAATGAACTTATTACCGGAGTACGGGCAGATATTGCGATAAAGATTTTTGGAGAAAATCTCGATATTCTCAATACGAAAGCCCAAAAGATAAAAACGCTTATCAAAGAGGTGAATGGCGCGGCAGACATTAGTGTTGAAAAAATCATAGGGCTTCCACAAATGAACGTTAGCTATGACAGGCAGAAAATCGCCCGATATGGCCTGAATATAGCAGATTTAAACAAAATAATAACTATGGGTTTTGCCGGCAAAACGCTGGGGAACGTTTTTGAGGGGGAAAAACGCTTTGACCTCGTTCTCCGCCTACAAAAAGAAGACCGACAGGATATTTCCAATTTAAAAAACCTTTACGTAGATACGCCTTCTGGTGAGAAAGTACCGCTTAGCGAGCTAGCTGTCATTACCTATCAAAAAGGAGCCGCTAAAATATCACGGGACAATACGCAGCGCAGGATTGTTGTGGGCATTAACGTACGCAACAGGGATTTACAATCTGTGGTGGATGATATACGTAAAATCGTGGATGAGAATATAAGCTTGCCTCCAGGCTATAGCATTACATATGGCGGTCAGTTTGAGAACCTGCAAAGCGCTACCGCCAGGCTCAAAATCGCAGTTCCTATTGCTTTAATACTCATCTTTATCTTATTGTATTTTGCCTTTGGCAGTATTAGGGAAGCACTTATGATCTATTCTGCTATTCCACTTGCGGCCGTGGGGGGTATTTTATTACTCTGGGCCAGGGGGATGCCTTTTAGTATTTCTGCCGGGGTTGGCTTTATAGCACTCTTCGGGATAGCCGTGCTCAACGGCATCGTGCTTATAGAACACTTTAAAGAACTGCGCAAAAATGGAATGAAGTATGACGATGACTTAATCGTCAACGGTGCTCAAGACCGTTTGCGTGCCGTTCTACTTACCGCCTCAGCGGCGGCATTAGGCTTTTTGCCCATGGCAATTTCTTCGGGAGCTGGTGCAGAAGTACAGCGACCACTGGCCACTGTTGTAATAGGCGGACTGATAACTTCCACAATTCTCACGCTGTTTGTACTTCCGGTGATTTATTCCTTTTTCAGTCAAGACAAAAAAGATGAAAAAAGGATCATTTCTGATGAAAAACGTATAAAACCGCTAAGTTTTCTATTGATTTTTATCGGGTTTTCCGGGTTTTCACAGGATAATGCTACGATACGTAATTTCAGTACATTAAAGACGATCGCCATGGAGAATAACATAGGCCTCAGCGCCGCTAATTTGCGCGTGGATGAAGCCAATGTATTTTCCGGGAGTGCTTTCAGCTTTGACAAAACAGACTTTTACTATAGTTATGATCAAAATAACCTGGCAAACGGCGAACCCCTCCGCATTTTCGGGATTCAGCAAAACTTTAATTTTCCAACCGTTTATTTCGCCAGGAAAAAATTGCAAAAAGCCAATTACAGACAGCAAAAAAACCATCTCTCCCTTGATCAGCGCAGGCTAGAACAGGAGTTGGCCCGCATCTATTACCGCTTGCAGTATGAAAATGCCAAAGTAGATGTTTACCAGCAGCTAGACAGCCTTTACCACCAGTTTGCCTATGCCGCAAAGCGCCGTTTTGAACTGGGGGAAACCAATTATCTTGAAAAGATCACGGCACAGGCAAAACAACAACAATTACAAACGAAACTAAAGCAGACGCAGGCAGAAATTGCCGCCTCCATGGAGCAGCTCAAGCCTCTTTTACAGAGTGATTCTATAATTACGGTCAAGAAGGTTGCTTTTGAAAAACTGCCGTTAGAACCTTATGATCTCGACAACAATCCAGGCCTTGATTATTACAATAACCGCAATGATGTTTTTGCGGCACAAGCAAGTCTGGAAAAACAGAATCTGTTGCCAGATATCAGCCTCAACTATTTCAATGGAAATAATAGTGAGATTCAACAATCATTAGAAGGATTTCAAATAGGTTTGAAAATACCTTTGCTTTTCTTTGGCACGTCGTCCAGAATTAAAGCGGCGACTTTTGCGAAGAATGCTGCAGAACAAGAGGCAGAAAATTATAAAATAAGATTAAATGCTCAATATCTCGAGCAGCAAAAGCAACTACAAAAGTATCAGGAGGCCCTTTCTTATTATGAAGCTGAAGGTAAAGACTTATATGAAGAAATATTAAAAACAGCTACATTAAGCTATAAAAATGGAGAGATTGATTTTTTTGAGTATATACAAAGTCTTGAAAATTCGTATGAGATCATTTTAAATTATTATGACAATTTAAATGCGTATAACCAGACCATTATCCACTTGAACTATCTCACAATATATCCTTCTGAAAAATAA
- a CDS encoding efflux RND transporter periplasmic adaptor subunit — MKLQPMQNTTFPVVVEATGAIDVPPENKAIITTYASGYIKQTPLLIGDKVKKGQFLVSLENPDYVQMQQDYLDAMEQMNYLKSEYERQKELIKEKITSEKNYLHAESEYKRNLAKYQGLRKKLEMLNIDPHAVENGNITTTIPLYAPISGSITEMMINKGMYVSAADELMQIIDPEHMHIELNVFEKDILKVKKGQDILLSITEAQTDTVQGEVHLVGTSIDEKKRTVKVHGHFKNEDEKHFATGMFVNAEIITSEKKVKSLPTQSIVSLDAKNYVLQLLKKNDSMYFFNQREIIPGEAYDGFTSILNEGEFKDGETFLIKGAFDLIQE, encoded by the coding sequence ATGAAGTTACAGCCTATGCAAAACACTACTTTTCCTGTGGTCGTAGAGGCTACGGGGGCCATTGATGTACCCCCAGAGAACAAAGCTATAATCACCACTTATGCCTCCGGCTATATCAAGCAAACGCCACTCCTCATAGGCGATAAAGTAAAAAAGGGACAATTTTTAGTAAGCCTTGAAAACCCTGATTACGTCCAGATGCAACAGGATTACCTGGACGCCATGGAACAGATGAACTATTTAAAATCAGAGTACGAGCGTCAAAAAGAACTAATCAAGGAAAAAATCACTTCGGAAAAGAATTATCTCCATGCAGAAAGTGAATACAAACGCAACCTGGCAAAGTACCAGGGCTTACGTAAAAAACTGGAAATGCTCAATATTGATCCACATGCGGTAGAAAATGGCAACATTACCACCACAATCCCTTTGTACGCGCCCATTTCAGGAAGCATCACTGAAATGATGATCAACAAGGGAATGTATGTTTCGGCAGCAGATGAGCTTATGCAAATCATTGACCCAGAACATATGCACATTGAACTCAATGTTTTTGAAAAGGATATTTTGAAAGTTAAAAAGGGACAGGATATACTTCTTAGTATAACAGAGGCACAAACTGACACCGTACAGGGCGAGGTTCATCTTGTAGGAACTTCTATAGATGAAAAAAAAAGAACGGTAAAAGTGCATGGCCATTTTAAAAATGAAGATGAGAAACACTTTGCTACAGGAATGTTTGTGAATGCTGAAATTATTACAAGTGAGAAAAAAGTGAAATCGCTACCTACACAAAGTATTGTTTCACTTGATGCTAAAAATTATGTACTTCAACTCCTGAAAAAGAATGACAGCATGTATTTTTTCAACCAGCGCGAAATAATACCGGGTGAAGCTTATGACGGCTTTACTTCTATTTTAAACGAAGGTGAATTTAAGGATGGTGAAACATTTCTTATAAAGGGGGCTTTTGACCTTATACAGGAATAA
- a CDS encoding response regulator transcription factor, producing MKFLIAEDEKELQKAIARYLRRDSHVCEVTADYWSALEKLELFD from the coding sequence ATGAAATTTTTAATTGCCGAAGATGAAAAAGAATTACAAAAAGCTATTGCACGTTATTTAAGGCGGGATTCACACGTGTGCGAAGTAACAGCAGATTATTGGTCGGCTTTAGAAAAACTGGAATTATTTGATTAA
- a CDS encoding methionine aminotransferase — MHSKLPDIGPSIFSKMSGMAVEYDAINLSQGFPDFPTDPQLIELVATAMREGYNQYAPLAGIYSLREKISEMIFALHGKRYDPETEITITVGASEALFNAITAFVQEGDEVIVIKPAYDVYEPAILVQGAKVVAVQLEPPYTQMNWEAVKNAISSKTRMIIINTPHNPSGMMFSTKDMQTLENLVKDTGILILSDEVYEHIAFDKRQHESASRFPKLAERALITGSFGKTFHVTGWKMGYCLAPAKLIREFQKVHQLNVFCVNHPTQRALAKYLENAENYLHLGQFYQEKRDFFLERVKQSRFKFEPAQGTYFQLMEYSAITEEADEAFAERLIKEYGLASIPVSVFNQNGKDDHLLRFCFAKSNETLEKAAEILNAI, encoded by the coding sequence ATGCACAGTAAGCTGCCAGATATAGGGCCCTCCATTTTTTCTAAAATGAGCGGAATGGCCGTTGAATATGATGCGATCAACTTATCTCAGGGCTTTCCTGATTTTCCTACAGATCCCCAGCTTATAGAATTGGTGGCTACCGCGATGCGCGAAGGTTACAATCAATATGCACCGCTCGCCGGTATTTACAGCCTTCGGGAAAAAATATCTGAAATGATCTTTGCCCTTCATGGTAAGCGCTATGATCCCGAAACCGAAATAACGATTACCGTGGGAGCTTCTGAAGCTTTGTTTAATGCGATTACGGCTTTTGTGCAAGAAGGCGATGAGGTTATCGTGATTAAACCGGCCTATGATGTTTATGAACCTGCCATTTTAGTGCAGGGCGCAAAAGTAGTTGCGGTACAATTAGAGCCGCCGTATACACAAATGAACTGGGAGGCTGTAAAAAATGCCATATCTTCAAAAACCAGGATGATCATCATCAATACCCCGCACAACCCCAGCGGAATGATGTTTTCAACAAAAGATATGCAAACGCTTGAAAATCTGGTAAAAGACACAGGTATTCTAATTTTAAGCGATGAGGTTTATGAGCATATTGCCTTTGATAAAAGACAGCATGAAAGTGCATCCCGCTTCCCTAAACTTGCAGAACGTGCGCTTATTACCGGTTCTTTTGGCAAAACCTTTCATGTTACCGGTTGGAAGATGGGCTACTGTCTTGCACCTGCAAAACTGATACGTGAGTTTCAAAAAGTGCATCAACTCAATGTTTTTTGCGTAAATCATCCTACCCAGCGTGCGCTTGCTAAATATCTCGAAAATGCCGAAAATTACCTTCATTTAGGGCAGTTTTATCAAGAAAAAAGGGATTTTTTCCTCGAACGTGTTAAGCAATCAAGGTTTAAATTTGAGCCTGCGCAGGGCACTTATTTTCAGCTTATGGAATATAGCGCTATAACAGAAGAGGCAGATGAAGCCTTTGCTGAACGCCTAATAAAAGAATATGGTCTGGCGAGTATTCCCGTTTCTGTTTTCAATCAGAATGGGAAAGATGACCATTTATTGCGCTTTTGCTTTGCCAAATCAAATGAAACACTTGAAAAAGCAGCAGAAATTTTGAATGCCATCTAA
- a CDS encoding DUF3109 family protein, with protein MFQLGKTIVSEDIINKDFVCNLAACKGECCVAGEAGAPVEQDEVKILRDIYPRVKPFLRPEGIQAIAEQGTHIETEFGDLETPLVNGAECAYVTFTDAGVASCGIEDAYNAGEVDFRKPVSCHLYPVRVQKYSEFEAVNYHSWPICDDACTLGKELQVPVYKFTKDALVRKFGEDWYHELEEVVGKMEKDAQ; from the coding sequence ATGTTTCAGCTAGGAAAAACCATCGTTTCAGAAGACATTATCAACAAGGATTTTGTCTGTAATCTTGCAGCCTGTAAAGGGGAGTGTTGCGTTGCCGGTGAGGCAGGAGCGCCCGTAGAGCAAGACGAAGTAAAAATTTTAAGGGATATCTATCCCAGGGTAAAACCATTCTTGCGCCCAGAGGGCATTCAGGCAATTGCTGAACAGGGAACGCATATAGAAACCGAATTTGGTGATCTGGAAACGCCACTGGTAAACGGTGCAGAATGTGCTTATGTGACATTTACAGATGCAGGGGTTGCCTCCTGCGGAATCGAAGATGCCTATAATGCCGGTGAAGTTGATTTTAGAAAACCGGTATCCTGTCACCTATATCCTGTTCGGGTTCAGAAATACAGTGAGTTTGAAGCCGTAAATTACCACAGTTGGCCCATTTGTGATGATGCATGTACCCTTGGCAAAGAGTTGCAGGTTCCTGTTTATAAATTCACGAAAGATGCGCTAGTACGCAAATTTGGTGAAGACTGGTACCACGAACTCGAAGAAGTGGTGGGAAAAATGGAAAAAGATGCACAGTAA
- a CDS encoding MarC family protein, with protein sequence MSLNLDFKEIATASMILFAIIDIIGNIPIIIGLKKKVGKIHSEKASIVAGCIMILFLFIGKEILNLIGIDVNSFAVAGAFILFFIALEMILGITLYKDEAPETASIVPLAFPLIAGAGTMTSLISLRAEYAVENIVVAIVINIIFVYAVLKSSGKIERILGKQGIGVIRKVFGVILLAIAVKLFTTNIQGLLN encoded by the coding sequence ATGAGTTTAAATTTAGATTTTAAAGAAATAGCAACGGCCAGCATGATCTTGTTTGCCATAATTGACATTATAGGCAATATCCCTATCATAATAGGCCTCAAGAAAAAAGTTGGAAAAATTCATAGTGAAAAGGCCTCTATAGTGGCCGGTTGCATTATGATTCTCTTCCTTTTTATAGGTAAGGAAATCCTAAACCTTATAGGCATTGATGTAAACTCCTTTGCCGTGGCCGGTGCGTTCATACTCTTTTTTATAGCACTGGAGATGATCTTGGGGATCACGCTTTACAAAGATGAAGCTCCAGAAACAGCCTCTATCGTTCCTCTTGCATTCCCACTTATTGCCGGTGCTGGTACCATGACCTCATTGATCTCCCTGCGTGCGGAATATGCGGTGGAAAATATCGTGGTTGCGATCGTGATAAATATTATCTTTGTGTACGCTGTGCTTAAATCTTCTGGCAAAATAGAGCGCATTCTTGGTAAACAGGGAATTGGCGTTATCCGGAAGGTATTTGGGGTGATTTTATTGGCTATTGCAGTAAAATTGTTTACCACAAATATCCAGGGACTTCTAAACTGA
- a CDS encoding S41 family peptidase — MTGYQKKYLPLLLGIAIALGIALGSQLNYSNNAGFLSTSNAKKEKLNRLIDYIDYEYVDDVNTDSIVDVTVNSILENLDPHSVYIPPADMQRISDNMKGDFVGIGVSFFTEKDTIVVINAIKDGPSDKAGVLGGDRIVSADGVNLTGKNITNDSLMGSLKGKINTTVAIHIKRPGKKELIALKVTRDIVPIISIDASYMLTENLGYVKINRFAESTPQEFQNALKILKNQGATQIALDLRDNPGGYISAAEEVADEFLDEDKLILFTKNKTGKIDNSYATDAGMFEDAPVYVLVNENSASASEIVAGAIQDNDQGTIIGRRTFGKGLVQREMALGDGSAVRLTIARYYTPTGRSIQRPYDDGNEAYYEEYLNRYKNGEMLSQDSIHVDDSLRFITPGGKEVYGGGGIIPDIFVPREANYEKESINYALRSGFMSRYVFDKLERDRSYYNSLSLADFKRDYEISDADLNDFVSYAARREIKISLKEYKEELRESIKAVIAQQLFGTTLYEKMINKNDAMIQKVISISTKKQ; from the coding sequence ATGACAGGCTATCAGAAAAAATATCTTCCTCTTTTGCTGGGTATCGCCATTGCCCTGGGTATCGCACTTGGCAGTCAGCTTAATTATAGCAACAATGCCGGCTTTCTTTCTACAAGCAATGCGAAGAAAGAGAAACTCAACAGACTTATAGATTACATTGATTATGAATATGTGGATGACGTCAATACAGATAGTATTGTAGACGTTACCGTAAATAGTATATTAGAAAATCTCGATCCCCATTCCGTTTATATTCCCCCCGCAGATATGCAGCGGATCTCAGATAACATGAAAGGCGATTTTGTAGGTATAGGCGTAAGTTTTTTTACCGAAAAGGATACCATTGTCGTTATCAATGCCATTAAAGACGGCCCCAGCGATAAGGCAGGTGTACTGGGAGGTGACCGCATCGTTTCAGCAGATGGCGTAAATCTTACAGGTAAAAATATCACTAACGATTCCCTTATGGGAAGCCTTAAAGGAAAAATCAATACAACGGTAGCTATCCATATTAAACGTCCCGGAAAAAAAGAACTTATAGCGCTTAAGGTTACGCGGGATATAGTCCCCATTATAAGTATAGATGCCAGTTATATGTTAACCGAAAACCTGGGATATGTTAAGATTAATCGCTTCGCGGAAAGTACTCCCCAGGAATTCCAGAACGCCTTAAAAATCTTAAAAAACCAGGGTGCCACGCAGATCGCTCTCGATCTTCGTGATAATCCGGGAGGGTATATTTCTGCGGCAGAAGAGGTGGCAGATGAGTTTTTAGACGAGGATAAACTCATCTTATTTACAAAAAACAAAACCGGAAAAATAGACAACTCTTATGCTACAGATGCAGGGATGTTTGAGGATGCACCCGTTTATGTTTTGGTAAACGAGAATTCTGCCTCCGCGAGCGAGATCGTTGCCGGTGCTATTCAGGATAATGACCAGGGTACCATCATAGGCAGAAGAACCTTTGGTAAGGGGCTTGTGCAGCGGGAGATGGCCCTTGGCGATGGTAGTGCGGTACGTCTTACCATTGCACGTTACTACACACCCACTGGCCGAAGTATACAACGTCCCTATGATGATGGTAACGAGGCGTATTATGAGGAATATCTAAACCGTTATAAAAATGGAGAAATGCTTTCCCAGGATAGCATACACGTAGACGATAGCCTTCGGTTTATAACGCCCGGCGGTAAAGAAGTTTATGGGGGTGGTGGTATTATACCAGATATCTTTGTGCCCAGAGAAGCAAATTATGAGAAAGAATCTATAAATTACGCTTTGCGGTCTGGTTTTATGTCAAGGTATGTTTTTGACAAGTTGGAACGCGATAGGAGTTATTATAATTCACTTTCCCTTGCAGATTTTAAACGGGATTATGAAATTTCTGATGCAGATTTGAATGATTTTGTATCTTACGCCGCGCGTAGGGAGATTAAAATCAGCCTGAAAGAGTATAAGGAAGAACTCAGGGAAAGTATAAAAGCGGTGATTGCCCAGCAATTGTTTGGTACCACGCTTTATGAAAAGATGATCAATAAAAACGATGCAATGATTCAAAAAGTCATCTCTATTAGTACTAAAAAACAATGA
- a CDS encoding deoxycytidylate deaminase encodes MPAKNSSKQLKYDIAYLRMAREWAKLSYCKRKQVGAIIVKDKMIISDGYNGTPTGFENICENEVGETQWFVLHAEANAILKVASSTQSCAGATLYITLSPCKDCSKLIHQAGITRLVYHVDYKDNSGLSFLEKAGVQVQQITDLKD; translated from the coding sequence ATGCCAGCTAAGAATTCTTCAAAACAATTAAAATACGACATTGCCTATTTGCGTATGGCAAGGGAATGGGCAAAGTTGTCCTATTGTAAGCGCAAACAGGTAGGGGCCATCATTGTCAAGGATAAAATGATCATTTCTGATGGTTATAATGGCACCCCCACCGGTTTTGAAAATATTTGTGAAAATGAAGTGGGCGAGACGCAATGGTTTGTACTTCACGCCGAGGCCAATGCGATCTTAAAAGTGGCATCTTCCACACAGTCCTGCGCCGGGGCCACGCTTTATATTACATTATCACCGTGCAAAGATTGTAGTAAGCTTATACATCAGGCAGGGATTACCCGTCTGGTATATCATGTAGATTACAAAGATAATAGTGGACTTTCTTTTCTGGAAAAGGCAGGTGTGCAGGTGCAGCAAATCACAGATTTAAAGGATTAG
- a CDS encoding HupE/UreJ family protein encodes MTDFWFYFKIGLEHVLDWRAYDHVLFLIVLTVPYAFKDWQRVLLMVTLFTIGHSLALILSVYNVVRVNASLVEFLIPVTIFIAALYNVFTAGRGAKKDKVGLLLITALFFGLIHGLGFSNFFKELTAHLDNRILPLLEFALGIEAAQVAIVIVVLIIGFIFQTIFRFNRRDWMMVVSAIVLGMVIPMLIANYPG; translated from the coding sequence ATGACAGATTTTTGGTTTTATTTTAAAATAGGTTTAGAGCACGTTCTAGACTGGCGCGCTTACGATCATGTTCTTTTTCTTATTGTTCTCACGGTACCTTACGCCTTTAAAGACTGGCAGCGCGTTCTGCTCATGGTAACTCTGTTTACGATAGGCCATTCCCTGGCGCTGATTTTATCTGTGTATAATGTGGTGCGAGTGAATGCCTCCCTAGTTGAATTTTTAATACCTGTTACCATTTTTATAGCAGCGCTCTATAATGTCTTTACAGCAGGACGTGGGGCAAAAAAAGATAAAGTGGGACTTTTGCTCATAACGGCATTGTTTTTTGGCCTCATTCATGGCCTGGGTTTTTCAAATTTCTTCAAAGAGCTAACCGCGCATCTTGATAATCGCATATTGCCTTTGCTAGAATTTGCGCTGGGTATCGAGGCCGCACAGGTGGCAATCGTAATTGTTGTGCTCATCATTGGATTTATCTTTCAGACCATATTTCGTTTCAACAGGCGCGACTGGATGATGGTAGTATCTGCTATTGTCCTGGGTATGGTTATACCTATGTTAATCGCAAATTATCCCGGTTAA